A region of the Nocardia nova SH22a genome:
TAGTGGGTGTGGATATCGATCATCCGCTCCATGCGCTACCCCTTGCCCGGATGCAGCGTGCCGCAGGCGGGGCACGTGCGCGCCTGCTCGTCGGCGTAGAAGGCGGTGAAGACCGGTGGCAGGTCGGCGACGATATCGCGCACCTGCAACTGCACCTCGTGCACCAGCCCGGAACAGTTCGGGCAGTACCACTGGAACTTCTCGAGAGTGCCTTCCGCGCGCACCCGCTCGATGACCAGGCCGATGGATCCGTCCTGGGGCCGCTGCGGTGAATGCGGCAGATTGCCGGGCAGCAGCCAGGTTTCCCCCTCCCTGATGTGCACGGTCTGCTCCCCTTCCGCCGTCATCACGTTGACGTGGATATCGCCCTTGATCTGATAGAACCACTCCTCGTAGGGATCGACGTGAAAGTCGGTGCGCTGGTTGGGTCCGCCGACCACCTGCACGATGAAGTCGCTGCCCAGCGCCATGGTCTTGTTGTTGACCGGTGGCCGCAGCTGATCGGCGTGCTCGGCGATCCACTCGGCGAAATCTATGGTGGGCGGGATGGCGGTCATTGCACTGCCTCCGGTCGGGTGCGGTCGATGTGTGCGATGCCCTGCATTTCGATGAGCAGGTGCGGATGTGGAAGCTGATGCACCGCGACGGTGGTGCGCGCCGGGCCGGCTTCGTCGAAGTATCCGGCGTACACCTCGTTGTAGCCGCCGAAGTCGTTCATCGACACCAGATACGTGGTCACCTGTACGAGATCGCCCAGGTCCGCGCCGACCTCGCGCAGGATGGCGCGCATGTTCTCGAGCACGGCCCGGGTCTGGACACGGATGTCGAGTTCGGTCACCCCGAACTCGTCGGCGCTCGCCCCGGCGAAGGTGTTGTCCGGCCGCCGGGAACTGGTGCCGGACACGAAGATCAGATCGCCGACCACCTTCACGTGTGGAAAACGCCCGCGCGGCACCGCCATTCCGGCGACGACGTGGGCCTCGGCGCTCATGCGCGCCCGCCGATCGCGGTCAGGCCCACCCGGCCGAGCCCGGCCACCTCGCACTTCGGCCACACCGGGTGTCAGCGGGACGGCCGTGGTCGCCGCGCCCGCCAGGATCACCTGACCGGCGCGCAGGGCGAATCCTCGTGCGCGACACAGCCGGACGAGGGCGTGCAGCGCGCGGATCGGATCACCGAGAATGGCGGCCGTGGAGCCCACCGTCTCGTGCTCGCCCATGCGCAACCGCACGGCGCTGTTGGGGACCGCGCGCAGCGGCTGCCACGGCCCGATCACGAAGGCGGCGGCGGAGGTGTTGTCGGCGACCACGTCGGTGTGGGTGAAGCGGAAGTCGCGATAGCGGGAGTCGATGACCTCCATCGCCGGGGCGACGGCATCCACGCACGCCTCGATATCGACCTCGGGATCGGCCGGGTCCACCGCGCGCGAAAGCCGGTACGCCACTTCGGGTTCGATCTTGGGGTGAATGAACCGCGACAGGTCGAGTTCACCGCCGTCGGGCACCCGCATGGCATCGGTGAGGCGTCCGGCGATCACCTCCGACACCCCCATTTGCGCCATCTTCTCCCGGCTGGTGAAGCCGAGCTTGAGCCCGGCCGCGCGCTCACCGCGGCCCAGGCGGCGCGAGAACAGCGCGTTCTGGATGGCATAGGCATCGTCCAGGCCGAACGTGTACTCGTCGGCGAGGCTGGCCACGTCGGTGACCGTACGCTGCGCCAGGTCGAGTCGATCGGCCAGGCGGTCGAGGTCGATGACCGTGCAAGACTTCATTTCCCGCTCCCCGCGTCGATCACTGCTTCCACTTCGCCCAGTCCGTCCAGCCGCAGCCGGTATCGGCCGGGCCCGGCGATGGGCACCATGGGGCCCAGGGCCCCCGACATGACGACATCCCCCGCGAGCAGCGGCTGCCCACGCGAGGCGAGTTCGCGCGCCAGCCACGCCACCGCCACCACCGGCGAGCCCAGGCAGGCATGGCCCGCGCCGAAGGACACCGGTTCGCCGTCGCGTTCGAGCACCATGCCGACCTGGGAGAGGTCACGGTCACGCAGGGAAAACGGGGCCGTGCCCAGCACCACCGCGCCGCTCGAGGCATTGTCGGCGACGGTGTCGACGATGGTGAGGTCCCAGCCGGTGACGCGAGAGTCGACGATCTCGATGGCGGCGAGCACGAAGTCGGTGGCGCGCAGCACATCCGCCACGGTGGCGCCGGGCCGGTCGAGATCCGCGCCGAGCACGAAGGCGATCTCACCCTCCGCGCGCGGCTGCAGAAACCGTTTGTGCGCCAGCGGTTCCCGATGTCCGACGACCATATCGTCGAGCAGAATCCCGAAATCGGGGCGGAACACCCCGAACTGCTGCTGCACGACCGGAGCCGTCAGGCCGATCTTCGCGCCCACCGGCCGCGCGCCCGCCCGCACTCGGGCCGCGACCACCTCGCCCTGCACCGCGTAGGCGCGATCGATATCGCTGTCGCCCAGCAGATCTCGCACCGGCGCGCAGGTCATCCCGGTGCGCGCGGCCTCCGACAGCCGCTCGGCGGCGCGTACGACCGCCGTCTTCTCATCGAATGTCACAGTTGCACACACACATTCGTCGGTTCGGTATAGAAGTGCAGCGAGGATTCGCCGCCCTCGCGCCCGATGCCCGAGAGCCCCGCCCCGCCGAAGGGCGAACGCAACTCCCGT
Encoded here:
- a CDS encoding RidA family protein, yielding MSAEAHVVAGMAVPRGRFPHVKVVGDLIFVSGTSSRRPDNTFAGASADEFGVTELDIRVQTRAVLENMRAILREVGADLGDLVQVTTYLVSMNDFGGYNEVYAGYFDEAGPARTTVAVHQLPHPHLLIEMQGIAHIDRTRPEAVQ
- a CDS encoding 3-hydroxyanthranilate 3,4-dioxygenase → MTAIPPTIDFAEWIAEHADQLRPPVNNKTMALGSDFIVQVVGGPNQRTDFHVDPYEEWFYQIKGDIHVNVMTAEGEQTVHIREGETWLLPGNLPHSPQRPQDGSIGLVIERVRAEGTLEKFQWYCPNCSGLVHEVQLQVRDIVADLPPVFTAFYADEQARTCPACGTLHPGKG
- a CDS encoding fumarylacetoacetate hydrolase family protein, whose translation is MTCAPVRDLLGDSDIDRAYAVQGEVVAARVRAGARPVGAKIGLTAPVVQQQFGVFRPDFGILLDDMVVGHREPLAHKRFLQPRAEGEIAFVLGADLDRPGATVADVLRATDFVLAAIEIVDSRVTGWDLTIVDTVADNASSGAVVLGTAPFSLRDRDLSQVGMVLERDGEPVSFGAGHACLGSPVVAVAWLARELASRGQPLLAGDVVMSGALGPMVPIAGPGRYRLRLDGLGEVEAVIDAGSGK